A DNA window from Mus pahari chromosome 13, PAHARI_EIJ_v1.1, whole genome shotgun sequence contains the following coding sequences:
- the C13H7orf57 gene encoding uncharacterized protein C7orf57 homolog, which produces MRNTSKEVQSTSYRYAPCDWYYHLPVKRSEKPVGAPPASQIPGLSDLRDSPNVNLPRARRYWIKETDSEYVKLAKQGGRPDLLKHFAPGTRQGSPVAYSLPDWYIHHSKPPTSHQREVPVVSIPDYMVYEEFNPDQANGSYESRQGPFDFDRKTIWQREAEELENVKRKVKLPAINSKNPSKTGTPVSHKDPERSRLSLPPMPGQKTGSPTNFSKLISNGYKDEWLQQQKGEADRRTPKTSRASVSTKSTEDSKSNQDTETPENPETPENPETHEGSEKTPDAEASPSESTPAELK; this is translated from the exons ATGAGGAACACCAGCAAGGAAGTGCAGAGCACCTCTTACCGCTATGCTCCCTGCG ACTGGTATTACCACCTACCTGTGAAGCGCTCCGAGAAGCCTGTGGGCGCCCCACCAGCATCCCAGATCCCAGGGCTCAGCGACTTGAGAGACTCCCCAAATGTGAATTTGCCCCGTGCTCGGAGGTACTGGATCAAAGAAACAGACTCGGAGTATGTGAAATTGGCTAAGCAAGGGGGCAGACCTG ATTTGCTGAAGCACTTTGCCCCTGGAACCAGGCAAGGCTCCCCAGTAGCCTACTCCCTGCCAGACTGGTATATTCACCACAGCAAGCCTCCAACATCTCACCAGCGAGA AGTCCCCGTGGTCTCCATTCCAGATTACATGGTGTATGAAGAATTCAACCCCGATCAGGCCAATGGTAGCTATGAGTCCAGACAAGGCCCCTTTGACTTTGACAGGAAAACAATTTGGCAAAGAGAAGCTGAGGAACTTGAAAATGTGAAGAGAAAG GTGAAACTGCCAGCTATTAATTCCAAGAACCCCAGCAAAACGGGGACCCCAGTTAGCCACAAAGACCCTGAAAGGAGCAGACTGTCGTTGCCTCCTAT GCCTGGTCAAAAAACCGGTTCACCCACCAACTTTTCCAAACTTATCAGCAATGGCTACAAGGACGAGTGGTTACAGCAGCAGAAGGGTGAAGCTGACAGGAGGACTCCAAAGACCTCCAGGGCATCCGTGTCCACCAAGTCCACAGAGGACTCTAAAAGCAACCAGGACACAGAGACGCCCGAAAACCCAGAGACCCCCGAAAACCCAGAGACCCATGAAGGCTCTGAGAAAACTCCAG